One genomic window of Roseobacter ponti includes the following:
- a CDS encoding mannitol dehydrogenase family protein yields the protein MPLSADTVLPPGIKGPGYDPARAGTGIVHFGPGAFHRAHQAACTDAALTRSSGDWRILGVSLQSTAVADALSEQDGRYTLVTRPGPGSTPHLQVIGSIAGALAAVRCTDGVLAALQNPATRIVSMTVTEKAYGLDRATGRLDPGHPAVRDDLVRPDTPTGLAGLITEGLRRRRAANTGPFTVLCCDNLPDNGSMVRNVILDFARRTDASLADWIAEHVTFPATMVDRITPAPTADLRAEVADLLGSADNAAVETEPFTQWVIEDRFCAGRPDWEAGGALFVSDVAPFENMKLRMLNGAHSLIAYTGVLCGFPFVRDAIGNPQLRAVVRRHMQAAAATLDPIGGFDFDGYADDLMQRFANPQIAHKTAQIAMDGSQKMPQRIFAPALAAKTRGLDITPFATATAVWLRYTAGLTPDGQRYEVQDPRSDELRGLHAGGADARGITARLAALPGLLPEGLSGDPGWNDAVAQKLAPMLQGDAAAILDAVSG from the coding sequence ATGCCGCTGTCTGCCGATACTGTTTTGCCACCGGGGATAAAAGGTCCCGGATACGACCCGGCGCGGGCCGGCACCGGTATCGTTCATTTCGGTCCCGGCGCCTTTCACCGGGCCCATCAGGCGGCCTGCACCGACGCGGCCCTCACAAGAAGCAGTGGCGACTGGCGGATCCTGGGCGTCAGCCTGCAAAGCACCGCCGTCGCTGATGCGCTCAGCGAACAGGACGGTCGATATACTCTTGTTACCCGCCCGGGCCCCGGCAGCACACCGCACCTCCAGGTCATCGGCAGCATCGCAGGGGCCCTCGCCGCGGTGCGCTGCACGGACGGGGTGCTTGCGGCGTTGCAGAACCCCGCCACCCGGATCGTCAGCATGACGGTAACCGAGAAGGCTTACGGCCTCGACCGCGCAACCGGCCGGCTTGATCCCGGTCACCCAGCGGTGCGCGATGACCTTGTACGGCCCGATACGCCAACGGGTCTCGCCGGGCTGATCACCGAAGGCCTGCGGCGGCGGCGCGCGGCGAACACGGGGCCTTTTACCGTCCTGTGCTGTGACAACCTGCCGGACAACGGGAGCATGGTGCGCAATGTGATACTGGATTTCGCCCGCCGCACCGACGCCTCTCTTGCGGACTGGATTGCGGAGCACGTGACCTTTCCCGCGACCATGGTTGACCGGATTACTCCGGCACCGACCGCAGACCTCAGAGCAGAAGTGGCGGACCTTCTGGGAAGCGCAGACAATGCAGCGGTTGAGACCGAACCCTTTACCCAGTGGGTTATCGAAGACCGGTTCTGTGCGGGACGGCCCGACTGGGAGGCCGGTGGCGCGCTTTTTGTCAGCGACGTCGCTCCCTTTGAAAACATGAAACTGCGTATGCTCAACGGGGCGCACTCGCTGATCGCTTATACCGGCGTTCTGTGCGGTTTTCCTTTCGTGCGCGACGCGATCGGCAACCCGCAGTTACGCGCAGTTGTGCGGCGGCATATGCAGGCGGCGGCGGCAACCCTGGATCCGATCGGCGGTTTTGATTTCGACGGTTACGCCGATGATCTGATGCAGCGGTTTGCCAATCCGCAGATCGCACATAAGACCGCACAGATTGCCATGGACGGCAGCCAGAAGATGCCGCAGCGGATATTCGCACCTGCCCTTGCCGCAAAAACCCGCGGGCTGGACATCACGCCTTTTGCCACTGCGACAGCGGTCTGGCTGAGATACACCGCCGGCCTCACCCCGGACGGGCAGCGATATGAGGTGCAGGATCCGCGGTCGGATGAGTTGCGCGGACTGCATGCCGGCGGCGCAGACGCGCGCGGGATCACTGCGCGGCTGGCAGCGTTGCCGGGGCTTCTGCCTGAGGGTCTGTCGGGAGATCCGGGCTGGAATGACGCGGTAGCGCAGAAACTTGCGCCGATGCTACAGGGAGATGCGGCCGCAATCCTTGATGCGGTCTCGGGCTGA
- a CDS encoding ABC transporter substrate-binding protein translates to MIFAALLAALAAVVPAQISAQERVEFEIGYMPILPVSQLFIGLEEGWIDEAGITPDLVQFQNGPAMVQALLAGQLDVAYFGIGPAMVARARGADIKVVSSNIVEQISVVALGELAPYFDGDHATAFDRFAADKGRRAVITTFPTGSVPETVLQFWLRRQLGADVDQVEIIFQGAAQVQQALLTGAVDGAAILEPIVSIVTSRLDDAVVVAAGSELFPGQPGAVLAVRSEAIAAYPDQVRALVAAHKRATDLLVNDAEAATPAVAKYVGGGRLDPKIIRTAIEGSAAGFVSDPNFIIEGTRVMHDFQAEIGTLKKPVDLDALFDVSIYDSLSGG, encoded by the coding sequence ATGATATTCGCCGCACTTCTGGCCGCTCTGGCCGCCGTTGTACCTGCTCAGATCAGCGCTCAGGAGCGTGTGGAGTTTGAGATCGGGTACATGCCGATCCTGCCCGTATCACAGCTTTTCATCGGGCTGGAAGAAGGCTGGATTGATGAGGCAGGCATCACACCGGATCTGGTACAGTTTCAGAACGGTCCGGCCATGGTGCAGGCGCTGCTGGCCGGGCAGCTTGACGTGGCCTATTTCGGGATCGGCCCTGCGATGGTCGCACGTGCCCGCGGTGCAGACATCAAGGTCGTCAGCTCCAATATCGTTGAGCAGATTTCCGTGGTCGCACTGGGTGAACTGGCCCCCTATTTCGACGGTGATCATGCAACCGCGTTTGACCGGTTTGCCGCCGACAAAGGACGCAGGGCCGTGATCACAACCTTCCCAACCGGATCTGTGCCTGAGACGGTTCTGCAGTTCTGGCTGCGCCGACAGCTTGGCGCAGATGTGGATCAGGTCGAGATCATTTTTCAGGGGGCAGCCCAGGTGCAGCAGGCGCTGCTGACCGGTGCCGTTGATGGCGCGGCAATCCTTGAACCGATCGTCTCGATTGTAACCTCGCGCCTTGATGATGCGGTGGTCGTGGCTGCGGGCTCTGAGCTTTTCCCAGGTCAGCCCGGTGCGGTGCTGGCGGTGCGATCGGAGGCGATCGCGGCGTACCCCGATCAGGTCCGCGCGCTGGTCGCGGCACATAAACGTGCCACTGACCTGCTGGTGAACGATGCCGAAGCCGCCACGCCGGCCGTTGCGAAATATGTCGGTGGTGGCCGTCTTGATCCGAAGATCATCCGGACCGCCATCGAAGGCTCCGCCGCCGGCTTTGTGTCTGACCCCAACTTCATCATTGAGGGTACACGCGTCATGCATGATTTTCAGGCGGAGATCGGAACACTCAAAAAGCCGGTTGATCTGGATGCGCTCTTTGACGTTTCAATCTACGACTCTTTGTCCGGAGGCTGA